AGGCGTGCCTTTATGATCGAGCCTGAGTCGGACTGAAGACAAAAAAAATGCGACTAGGCTGTATCTGGCACACAGCCGTAATGGTACTTGTACTACTGATGGGTTTGGTTACTATTGTTACGTGTTTAAGAAAGCACTATAGGTATTACCTCTCTTCGGCCTTCGCTTTTAAAACACTTGCGGAAGTTGTGGGAAGCGCGAACCCGTCGGACGCTCCGAGCTTTCAgctctacgcggagctcggccttcagtCTTCGCATTTGGACAGTTGTACTATTGTTCGGGATGTAATCTTCCTATCCAAGCTACTTTGCATAGTTGCAGAGATATAGCCCACCGCTCCGTAACACTTCATGTTACATCTGGTTTTTGATCTGACCAATTCAGGTTTTTCAAGACGTTTAACTCACGTCGTTGcacgtacaaaaaaaaattgttataaattgtgtgatgtacggaacccttaaaacgCGAATCCGACTCccacttgaccagttttttgTATTCATCTTTGTTAGCACCAtagtacattagcacgaattttaattattaatttttctaatagatggcgctagtagtaatacaaagtgttattcctttattttattttttaaggtttataaaatgatatttttatgtttgataacacatttagacatgaaattaaattactatgttaaatttcaaacctataagtgcgatagtttttccgtaaagtgtaccacaagaatgcatagtttgtcgaatagtgatagggctcgcttcgctcgccctaattaaaattagtatgggtagcacatcgtaactggtgaatttccaatatgacttattggaactccggtagtcgtttaagaagtgtaacactcttgcggtagatgtcgttaagggtccccttgacctataatatggtgtaaagatttgctggctatggatgaggtcttggtggctcagatggcagagcgctggagtgtcgatccagaggccgtgagttcaagtgtcacccaagacagtaattttccacttttaaatttattctaagcttaatagcatcgttcacagacgtttctgcttgttaaatattaaaatactaaaaagtacggaaccctcggtgggcgagtccgacacgcacttggcaggttttttattgttttgtgtttttatattcatATCATGAAATAgaagttagatcaagaaaagtctacagcgattttgacagcccacgcagtgcaagtgttattttaaacgtcaatcttctatgaaattatgacgtataaataacacttgcaccaaaatcgctgcagacttttcttggtccaactctaccTAACTTAGGAAgggaaatcatcatcattatcatcagctcagccataagacgtccactgctgaacataggcctcccccttggacctccattcgtaccggttggaagcgacccgcatccagcgtcctccggcggccttaacaaggtcgtctgtccatcttgtgggtggacgtcctacgctgcgcttgctatacttcgtttttttagcattagaaagaacttgtaagaaggtaagcgatcttgacaagtcttttaattaaaaacgctttttaaaaatcaataactacttattaattatgaaagcagaaaaatatttataaatgatcgtattagattcataattgttacatatttgccgtaacttatttttaaaatgtgtttttcaattaaaagactcatcaagattgtttaccttatttctaatgctaaaaaaaataaactatagtaacagcaccagtcatgggacatttaagaggaaatttggagtatttatgatatttcccttgtacatgtaaatggtcttccgcttagcgtgttaaaagatgaaagtcctatccgtctttcatgttttaggcgtgttgtatcaaagatactgcaatgactttccacataattaacaaattaaaactatgctttttttctccagtcatggacaccaaagctccagtaatgggcccccggtaatggacgtggatccagtaatgggccccctataatggacattgctctatcagtataaaatattgaaatggggaataagttatggcaaaaaaatcaatttttggtataagcttttatcgctgaatgtatttttctttccacagccaattattattgtattagattcatcgagacaattctaatatacccaaacacaattagttagggtttattgcgataaagttcccatggccacctcctgtctcatcagatcaagtccatgttatcataatgttgcattatcatccgatttgcatacttaattacgtacttacacaaaatttcaactgaatcggaaatcgaaaagtaggtcaaattcagctaccaagatttgacccacactaactaacaaggcaagttaaataaaagtttggaaaaacgatattaatttatcctaagtccgagaatacctcctggttgacatatttcgtaactacattttacttctgtattgtttaaaacatgaaattatggcatggcaagcatcattatgtcaattgtcccatcataggaggtatgcagttttacagctcctataatgggattgggccaaataccactatttttttacatctgtggagtcacaacatagtgtgttgtataccttatctcatggtaaatgcaattaacaaaacacattctagttttcatcaagtattaattaattaaaatttaataaattaactcacctctcttagcgaagttgttaagaatttttagtgatattttttttcagtggcacgacaacttttgggttgacgcacatttcttaaaaaataaccgaatttaataaaaattcaaacataatcagctctaggactcttatttatgataaaaatatattcagtgtttataaactacttttatatacttattttagaggaattgtgtttttttgtcccattactggttccgtgtccattatagggtatactactagtCCGTGGTCACCACTCGAGCACTTGGTCCAACTCTACCTAACTTAGGAAgggaaagaaatgaaaagaaacaTTTGCAATGTCCAGGTCGTATTCTCGAGTTGCATCGACATCAGGTGGACATGTACCGGCGGATGAAGCGTGTAGTAGAGGGACAGTTCACCTGGCTGCGTCCAGAGCAGGCGGGCGCCATCCCCCAACTAGGCCCCCAGAGCGGGGTCGTGGAGCCGGGGGTCAATACGCCCTTCAAGCCCAAACTGTATGACCAAAAATGGGCGTCGGGCCAAAAGAAAACTTACCAAGATTATAAGCCGCACATTTATATGTTTGCTTTGGAATATATTACGAAGAAGGAGACCGAAATTGAACATCTTGTAAAGGTAACGAAGTTGGCACTAGTttattacgaaagcgactgccatctgaccttccaacccagagggtaaactaggccttattgggattagtccgctttcctcgcgatgttttccttcaccgaaaagcgactggtaaatatcaaataatatttcgtacttgttcggaaaaactcattggtacgagtcggggtttgaacccgcgacctccggattgaaacttgaaagtcgcacgctcttaccgctaccaGCGCACAGTTCGTCGCGACacctattgtcaagtagcactGATAAactccgctacttgacgctagatgtcgactacgaaataactcgcgttttggtaataAAACTGATTGTTTAGTAACTTGATATCTAGACTAGCATAATCCAGAATGTGGGACTGACCTGGTGGATGACGTGGAGACCGCTCCAAGGGCCCCTGCACCTTCGATGATGAATGTAGTAATCTCATAGGCTGGCGTCGTTAGACTTCTTCTATTTGTGCTGAACACTTTGATCTTTGATTTTGGTTTTATATGGCTCAAGCTTACGGAGCGAGCAGTCAGCGACGGCGTTTCGATTTTGATATCGTTAGGAATGTGAATATGGCAACACTCGAGCTTCCAGTGTTGCGCGTTTTCATAAAAGCGTTTCGTTGCAGGCTTATCCCGTTTTGGAATATGCTAGTCGATTAAAGTATTAAccgatttaaaaataatgaaaagtaAATACGTAGTATTTGTGCGTACATATACAAAAGTACCGAACACTGATGTATTATGGACTACGCAGTTACCACTCTTCCTTTGCTTATCGTCGGCCtaagtcgcaaacctcgtaactccattTCAAGGAAATTAGTAATTGCTACCTTGGAGAACTTACTTATAGTCGCAAACCCCGTAACTCCCCCGgaggagttacgaggtttgcgattTAGGCCGACGTTATATTTCTGTATGCTTTCAGTTACTAACGACTTACACGGCAGAGAATGAGGTGGCGCGATTCAAGCCGCACATGTTGCCGGTCGGCCAGGCCCATTGGGCCGTGTGGACGGGGTACACGACAGAAAGGGTGGCGCCACGAGAAGGCCAGTATTCTGTAataagtttttgccaaaaatttcattattggtacaagcttttatcactgactgtacgagagacaactaatactcatcgagacaattctaaaaacccctaacacaattaggttgtgttgtttcatcacggagttcctatggccacctcctgtctccatcatcagatcagctcgatggtaccataatattgcattgtcatctgatttatacatgcatgcaaaatttcagctcaatcggaaaccgggaagtggatcaaatttaacttgcaagatttgattacagaccgacagacagacaacggtcaggtgaaactaaataaaagcttgtaaaaagagtCCCCCTCGCATCCCTAGAGTTAAaccacgaaaagtctgcagagattttgacagcacacgcagtgcacgtgttattttaaacgtcaaacttctatgatattatatatgacgtttaaaataacactggcactgcgtgtccTGTCAAAATATCTGCAGACTCTTCttggcttagagcatttaataactggagtggccattgagagcttacccctctgccgaaaaacttgcacaattgtgcaaacttttgtatagaCTGACATGACTATTTGTACGTAAAgtcccctccagactatgcgtgtgtaggtacctacaattcatgtagaaatagcaatacatttgacgtcccctcccccgcaaaaatcggcagactgtttcgtaaagaaaatgacagcgatgacatctccagttactaaatgctctaagctttTTGGTCTAGCTCTAATAACTTTTTTCCTAAAGCATagagaaaaatatacataaagtgCCCACTCcttacatcagttttggtaccaaaacgattATTATTTTCGCTGTTGACGGCTGGACCTTGGTGTTCCGAGGCAAAGGGTTTTGTGAGGGTCCTGGGTAAACGCTTGCGGGATAGGAGTTGCGATCCTAGGTCTGGTTCGGATCTGGCCCAGGGCCCAGCGTATATCGTTGGCTATTCAGCGCGGGAACGCCGCTGGTATTTTGGGacggcctataaatcccggtcgtttgataggcttgcgtgcggatatagatccaacacgtagaggccctttggagagctttaatgtcatgtagaacgcctgctggaacccgttcacaggcgcaacaatagataCCCATGAagcggtctcagcaggcattgggactattgtagaaaatgTGAACAGTATACAGGTCTAtagattgaagtttgggtggacaatgagactgggaTATTGCAAAGacgtccggacacctgccatgaCAATGTTTtcacaagttatcgaggcaggcggtgacttgccgttgccgctgactagatgggcccctgaaactgtcGTCGTAAAGACGAGCAGGAGCAACATcagtgtgagcggctcaggggtgtcgagaggtgtgcgccgctttctacccagtggctgttatcACGTTatcagccactgtgccaactcgcgtcttggcttataataataatatgtttttttttatgtaatgaCCGATTTCCTTTTAATTTTGACGATGCGTGTtgtcatagagtaatataagtaaagaaggagtggtaactccatacatgttctcttaccaaaacgcgcgttatttcgtagtcgacatctaacgtcgtttacttacttataacagtgttgattgcggcgagtttcctgatctaatgaaacatagtaaagtaattcctttatttaaatctggtagcagctctgaccccactaactttagaccgatatctgtgctaccaacatttagcaagatttttgaaaaattagttctttctcaattagtacgacattttaacgttaataatttgatgcataataagcagtttggttttacacggggtcgctcaacaaccgatgccggtgttgagctaattaagcatattttcgatgcctgggaggagtcacgagatgctttaggtatcttctgtgatttatctaaggccttcgactgtgtttgtcatgaaacattaatcaggaaacttcattattacggagttagaggatcggcactgaatttacttaagtcctacttaaatggtagaatacaaagggtcgatgtgaatggacagcgatcacctgggtcattggtctctatgggtgtaccacaggggtcaatattggggcctttcctgttccttatctacataaatgacttgccattccttgttaagacccaccatgatatagtattgtttgcagacgacacctcacttattttcaaagtcaaacgacagcaacaagcttacaatgatgtaaacaatgccatttcaaaagtagtaaattggttcaatgttaataatttattgttaaatgagaaaaagactaaatgtattaagtttgtcactagtagtaacgtaaggcatgtgcaaacaagtgtcattgtgaaggatgaggaattggaattagttgatagtacagtttttcttggtataactttagattctaaactccagtggggtccccatattgctactctttcgaatagactgagctctgcagcttttgcagtgagcaaaatccgtcagttaactgacgtgaaaacagctcgattagtatattttagttacttccatagcattatggcatatggtattttactgtggggcggtgcttcagagataaataccatttttgttctgcagaagagggctattcgagcaatatacaaaatgaaccatagagactcacttagagataaatttaaggaaattgacataatgacagtgcactgtcaatacatttatgagaatattctgtatgtacataaaaatattgtaaattttaggaaaaattgtgaaattcataatattaatactagaaataaacataagctcgcagtgcccttcactcggctccataaaattaaaaaatcattcatgggtaattgtgtaagattttataataaacttccaaaccatattactgaattatctattaataaatttaagaattatgtaaagcgtaaacttatttctaaagcttattataccacacaagactacatgaatgatattacaacgtgggattaattgttattcgaaatgattatttatttattaggtacatttgattattgatgaggaaatggatattccgatgtaatactatctacttcttttgttacttatgctttttttttgacatttagattttattctagaaattctagactagtttttttttatacaatctttttaatgtttgacgatccttttgtgaaattcttagtgttaaatttgatatgtataataatccaattttattatggaataatattaacatcaataaattgctctgataattagattaagattaattacgattcataagagcttgttgctaggcctacatgaataaagtatatttttgattttgattttgattataTGGTCCGTGGTATTCTAGGTCCAGGGCGTAGACACGGACCAGAAGACGCCAGACAGAATGAAGAAGACAGAAAACACGACGAAGAAGAAGCGTATAAGGCAAAAATGCGGGAGGAGTATTATAAAAAGAatcgaaataataataaataaatctgaCGGTCTAGTACTAGACTAAAAAGTACTAGTATAAAAcatattttgtttaaatttgaactttaacagATG
The Cydia splendana chromosome 24, ilCydSple1.2, whole genome shotgun sequence DNA segment above includes these coding regions:
- the LOC134802099 gene encoding uncharacterized protein LOC134802099, producing MTTLVFILLMVRAVWSQQWDPKANGDEDTYMQFTAHWKKEIVMWARECIAEIRGSVYQTEQIQWVAADDLRHSIGMTMGRILELHRHQVDMYRRMKRVVEGQFTWLRPEQAGAIPQLGPQSGVVEPGVNTPFKPKLYDQKWASGQKKTYQDYKPHIYMFALEYITKKETEIEHLVKLLTTYTAENEVARFKPHMLPVGQAHWAVWTGYTTERVAPREGQYSVQGVDTDQKTPDRMKKTENTTKKKRIRQKCGRSIIKRIEIIINKSDGLVLD